GTCTTTCGTTCTCCCCCGGCCCTCGCTtctcccgctccccgccggccccgccgatGGGgttccccccacacccccccggaGCTCCCCCGGGGGGGTTGTTGGGGCttcgcccccccacccccacccccccggtccccccgtcgtccgtgtccccccccccccccccccgcggctggGCGCGCCCGGGGCGGCGCGGTCCCGGCGGGAcggagcgggcagcggcggccgagCGGCATCAACGAAAtcggcgcggagccgccgcgccgccgcccccgggggccCCGACCCGGCGGagccgcctccccgctcccccgcggcgcccccggcccccgccccgggcggcgccccccgccccggccccgccgctccgcccggccccgggggcgaccccggcagcgccgccgcccgcgacccccgcgctgccccgggggggggagagccccggccgcggccgcccccgccgccccccgccgccccccgccgccccccgccgcgccgccgttTGATGCCGCCGCATTTTACGGGCCGCGCTCcggcggccggggggagcccgggggcggggtggggggggccccgGGCGGGGCTGACCGGGCCGGAGGGGgtagggggggcggggggggcggcggccgcgcctcGGCGCTCCGGCCCCGGGACGGCGGTGGCggagccgcggccggggccgtTCCGCGCCCGCGGCGGGGAAAAGTTGGAGGCGTCGAAGAGGGGCCGGCGGCaccgggcccggcccgcggggcaccggggcggggggggcggcaccggccgggccgggggcgggcgcgggagagggggagcggggcgcgggcgacggcggcggggagcccgggggaggggggggcggtgcggggggggggggggggcgtcgcCGCGCCCCGAGGGAGCCCCGGTGCCGCCGGGGtcgggcggccggggcgggcggcggcggcgggcggccccgcgcccaATTCGTTTTCGCCGCtcccggggagcgcggccggggctgggggcgcggagaggggcgggggggggggggggggcgggagcggggccgccggtAACGCCTGGCTCTTTGCCCCCCGCTGCAGCCACCATGTTGACGCGACTTTTCAGCGAGCCCAGCCTGGTCCCCGAAGTGCCGAAATTCGCCGGTTGGGCCGAGGAGTGCGAGGAGGATGCCCGCAGCGAGAAGGAGGAGCGGGCGGGGAAGGGCTGCGCCCTCCCCGAGGAGCCGCCCGAGGGTTCGCTGGGGGAGagcaaggaggaaggggagctaggcggggacgaggaggaggaggaggaggaggaggaaggcttggAGGAGGCGGAGGGCGAGCGGCCCAAGAAGCGCGGCCCCAAGAAGCGCAAGATGACCAAGGCGCGGCTGGAACGCTCCAAGCTGCGGCGGCAGAAGGCGAACGCCCGGGAACGGAACCGAATGCACGACCTGAACGCGGCCCTGGACAACCTGCGGAAGGTGGTTCCCTGCTATTCCAAAACGCAAAAGCTCTCCAAAATCGAGACCCTTCGCTTGGCCAAGAACTACATCTGGGCTCTCTCCGAGATCCTGCGCTCGGGCAAACGGCCCGACCTGGTTTCCTACGTGCAGACTCTGTGCAAGGGGCTGTCGCAGCCCACCACCAACCTGGTGGCCGGCTGCCTGCAGCTCAATTCCCGCAATTTCCTCACGGAGCAGGGTCAGGAGGGTGGCCGTTTCCACGGCCCCAACGCCTCCTTCGCCGTGCACCCCTACCCCTACCCCTGCTCGCGGCTGGCCGCGGCGCagtgcccgcccgccgccggtcCCGGTTCCCACGGGCTGAGACACACAGCTACTGCGCCTCCGCCTACGAGAGCCTCTACGGCAACGCGTCCCCCGACTACAACAGCTCGGAGTACGACGGTGGGCTCAGCCCCCCGCTCTGCATCAACGGCAACTTCTCCCTCAAGCAGGACTCTCTTCCCCGACCACGAGAAAAGCTATCACTACTCTATGCACTACTCGGCGCTGCCCGGCTCCCGGCCCGCCGGCCACAACCTGGTCTTCGGT
The nucleotide sequence above comes from Mycteria americana isolate JAX WOST 10 ecotype Jacksonville Zoo and Gardens chromosome 22, USCA_MyAme_1.0, whole genome shotgun sequence. Encoded proteins:
- the NEUROD2 gene encoding LOW QUALITY PROTEIN: neurogenic differentiation factor 2 (The sequence of the model RefSeq protein was modified relative to this genomic sequence to represent the inferred CDS: inserted 1 base in 1 codon; deleted 1 base in 1 codon), with the protein product MLTRLFSEPSLVPEVPKFAGWAEECEEDARSEKEERAGKGCALPEEPPEGSLGESKEEGELGGDEEEEEEEEEGLEEAEGERPKKRGPKKRKMTKARLERSKLRRQKANARERNRMHDLNAALDNLRKVVPCYSKTQKLSKIETLRLAKNYIWALSEILRSGKRPDLVSYVQTLCKGLSQPTTNLVAGCLQLNSRNFLTEQGQEGGRFHGPNASFAVHPYPYPCSRLAAAQCPPAAGPGSHGLXTHSYCASAYESLYGNASPDYNSSEYDGGLSPPLCINGNFSLKQDSFPDHEKSYHYSMHYSALPGSRPAGHNLVFGSAGMRGGVHSENIFPYDMHLPHERGPMYEELNAFFHN